Proteins encoded together in one uncultured Desulfosarcina sp. window:
- a CDS encoding ABC transporter ATP-binding protein, protein MLQVNDIESGYGPMQVLWKPSLEVKAGTITSLLGPNGAGKSTLLGTIFGSVSPWNGSVIYEEQDITREPTHKKVDFGLALVPEGKHLFPNMTVEENLHMGAYLKRAEAHRQDSLAKVYELFPRLSERRAQMAGSLSGGEQQMVTIGRSLMTKPKLIMLDEPSQGLAPLLVELMFETIRKMKDEIGLTILLVEQNADASLKAADYVYVMHEGTIKAHGTPETVKASDEIREAYLGL, encoded by the coding sequence ATGCTGCAGGTCAACGATATCGAATCCGGTTACGGTCCCATGCAGGTTCTCTGGAAGCCCAGCCTGGAAGTCAAAGCCGGCACCATCACCTCGCTTCTCGGCCCCAACGGTGCCGGCAAAAGCACCCTGCTGGGAACGATTTTCGGCTCCGTTTCGCCCTGGAACGGATCGGTCATCTATGAGGAGCAGGACATTACGCGGGAGCCGACGCATAAAAAAGTGGATTTCGGATTGGCGCTGGTGCCGGAAGGCAAGCACCTGTTTCCCAATATGACCGTGGAAGAAAACCTGCACATGGGAGCCTACCTGAAACGGGCCGAGGCGCATCGTCAAGACTCCCTGGCCAAGGTCTATGAACTGTTTCCCCGGCTATCGGAGCGGCGGGCCCAGATGGCCGGTTCGCTCAGCGGCGGAGAACAGCAGATGGTTACCATCGGTCGGTCTTTAATGACCAAACCCAAGCTGATCATGCTGGACGAGCCCAGCCAGGGGTTGGCCCCCTTGCTGGTAGAGCTGATGTTCGAAACCATTCGCAAAATGAAAGACGAGATCGGCCTGACCATTCTCCTGGTGGAACAAAATGCCGACGCTTCTCTGAAGGCTGCCGACTATGTCTATGTCATGCACGAGGGAACCATCAAGGCGCATGGAACCCCGGAAACGGTGAAAGCTTCCGACGAAATCAGGGAAGCCTACCTCGGTTTATAA
- a CDS encoding ABC transporter ATP-binding protein gives MTLLQLDNVTKRFGGLVAVNGVSLEIDTGQFVGIVGPNGSGKTTLFNLISGVFFPEEGHILFEGSDITRMPPFKRAPLGIGRTFQIPRPFSSETVRENIAVGAMFGRMGKELSVDASMEVADQLIERLDLTAHRDKAAGTLTPIEKKMLEIGRALAMKPKILLMDEAMAGMHPSDIDQMVAFLKQIAGEENIALVAMVEHIMRAVLGMAEKVIVLHQGAKLVDAPTQEALNDPRVVEVYLGGAGGK, from the coding sequence ATGACCCTGCTTCAACTCGACAACGTAACCAAACGCTTCGGCGGCCTGGTGGCCGTCAACGGCGTGAGCCTGGAGATCGACACCGGCCAGTTCGTCGGCATCGTCGGTCCCAACGGCTCGGGCAAAACCACCCTTTTTAATCTGATCAGCGGCGTATTTTTTCCTGAGGAGGGGCATATTCTTTTCGAAGGCTCCGACATTACCCGGATGCCCCCATTCAAGCGGGCGCCTTTGGGCATCGGCCGGACCTTCCAGATTCCGCGGCCGTTCAGTTCGGAAACGGTCCGGGAGAACATCGCCGTAGGTGCCATGTTCGGCAGAATGGGCAAAGAACTCAGTGTGGACGCCTCCATGGAAGTTGCCGATCAGCTCATCGAAAGATTGGATCTTACGGCCCATCGGGACAAAGCCGCCGGGACGCTGACGCCCATCGAGAAAAAGATGCTGGAAATCGGCCGGGCCTTGGCCATGAAGCCGAAAATTCTGCTCATGGACGAGGCCATGGCCGGCATGCACCCCAGCGACATCGATCAAATGGTGGCTTTCTTGAAGCAAATCGCCGGAGAAGAGAATATCGCCCTGGTGGCCATGGTCGAACACATCATGCGGGCCGTTCTCGGTATGGCGGAAAAAGTAATCGTTCTCCATCAGGGAGCAAAATTGGTGGACGCCCCGACCCAGGAAGCCTTGAACGATCCCAGGGTGGTCGAAGTTTATCTCGGTGGCGCGGGAGGCAAATAA
- a CDS encoding acetate--CoA ligase family protein produces MTLEHVLNARSVAVIGASKVPTKRGYQTIRTLLDERYEGSIYPVNPKEKSILGLPCYPAVSQIPGEVDVALVATPARTVPSILEDCGKKGVKGAVILATGFGETGARGKALENDVLEVAGQHHIRLIGPNTSGMINLKDNLNLVGLKDSPKGNIALLTQSGNMALTLITEAKLKSRKGFTYYVGVGNEADIRFHEYLEFFSGDPDTKAILMYVEGMREGRKFLQQAYRTTEKKPIVLLKSGRSATGKKSAGSHTGALAGMSRVAKGAFERAGIVVIENSDELFPAAETLSSLPPIKNNSIAILADGGGHATIAADALTDLGVQIPELQEKTKAKLRAILPEGAAVRNPIDVAGGTDDNPRVFAECANIVLNDVNVGGLLIVGLFGGYGIRFAESLALMEEDAAHQMGKMVASKKKAIVVHSLYNSEKPHSLDLLRYYGVPVYGSLDVACKCIGVLAQYGRYLKSYHAVSSFVFDWGAKAKPEATKIIDSVYAEGRTALLEAEAKKLLSLHGARVTRDKLVTTAEAAAQAAMEMGGKVALKIASPDILHKSDANGVMLNLSGKERVRKAFREIVKNAKAYKADATIEGVLVSPMVEKGAEVIIGTKIDDQFGPVIMYGLGGVLVEILKDVSFRVLPITRRSALMMIKDTKSYPILDGVRGDKPYDKKALVNLLLTCSDIIEAYPQIQEMDLNPVIVHHQGLSIVDARILLKPLDDTGKADADA; encoded by the coding sequence ATGACCCTCGAACACGTCCTCAACGCCCGCTCCGTTGCGGTAATCGGTGCCTCGAAGGTACCCACCAAGCGCGGCTATCAGACCATCCGGACCCTTCTGGACGAACGTTACGAAGGCTCGATCTACCCGGTCAATCCCAAGGAAAAGAGTATTTTGGGCCTGCCCTGCTATCCCGCGGTATCGCAAATCCCGGGTGAAGTTGACGTGGCTCTGGTGGCCACGCCGGCCCGGACCGTCCCGTCGATCCTGGAAGACTGCGGCAAGAAAGGAGTCAAGGGTGCCGTGATTCTGGCCACGGGTTTCGGTGAAACCGGCGCCCGGGGGAAAGCCCTGGAAAACGATGTACTGGAGGTAGCGGGACAGCACCACATCCGCCTGATCGGGCCCAATACATCCGGGATGATCAACCTCAAGGACAATCTCAACCTGGTGGGCCTCAAGGATTCGCCCAAAGGCAATATCGCTCTTTTGACCCAGAGCGGCAACATGGCCCTGACCCTGATCACCGAGGCCAAGCTGAAGAGCCGCAAGGGCTTCACCTATTACGTGGGCGTGGGCAACGAAGCGGATATCCGTTTTCACGAGTACCTGGAATTTTTCTCCGGAGACCCCGACACCAAGGCCATCTTGATGTATGTGGAAGGCATGCGCGAAGGGCGCAAATTTTTGCAGCAAGCTTACAGGACCACCGAGAAAAAGCCGATCGTTCTGCTGAAAAGCGGCCGTTCGGCTACCGGAAAGAAGTCGGCCGGCTCCCATACCGGAGCACTTGCCGGCATGTCCCGTGTAGCCAAAGGCGCTTTTGAACGGGCCGGCATCGTCGTCATCGAGAATTCGGACGAACTCTTCCCTGCTGCCGAGACCTTGTCCAGCCTACCCCCCATTAAAAACAACAGTATCGCCATCCTGGCCGATGGGGGCGGTCATGCCACCATCGCTGCCGACGCGCTCACCGATCTGGGCGTGCAGATTCCCGAGCTGCAGGAAAAAACCAAAGCCAAGCTGCGTGCCATTCTTCCCGAGGGTGCTGCGGTGAGAAATCCCATCGATGTGGCCGGCGGGACCGACGACAACCCGCGCGTCTTCGCCGAATGCGCCAACATCGTTCTGAACGATGTCAACGTCGGCGGGCTGCTTATCGTGGGCTTGTTCGGCGGCTACGGCATCCGCTTTGCCGAAAGCCTGGCCCTGATGGAAGAGGATGCCGCCCACCAGATGGGCAAAATGGTGGCATCCAAAAAGAAAGCGATCGTGGTGCACAGTCTCTACAACTCGGAAAAGCCCCACAGCCTGGACCTGCTGCGCTACTACGGAGTACCGGTTTACGGCAGTCTGGATGTGGCCTGCAAATGCATCGGTGTTCTGGCCCAGTACGGCCGCTATCTGAAAAGCTACCACGCCGTCTCCAGCTTCGTTTTCGACTGGGGCGCCAAGGCCAAACCCGAAGCAACCAAGATCATCGACAGCGTCTACGCGGAAGGGCGAACGGCGCTGCTGGAAGCCGAAGCCAAGAAATTGCTTAGTCTGCATGGGGCCAGGGTTACCCGGGACAAGCTGGTCACCACGGCGGAAGCGGCGGCCCAAGCGGCCATGGAGATGGGCGGGAAGGTGGCCCTGAAGATTGCTTCGCCGGACATCCTGCACAAAAGCGATGCCAACGGCGTTATGCTCAACCTTTCGGGAAAGGAGCGGGTGCGAAAAGCCTTCCGGGAGATCGTCAAAAACGCCAAAGCATATAAAGCCGATGCAACCATCGAGGGAGTTCTGGTGTCCCCCATGGTGGAAAAAGGCGCCGAAGTTATCATCGGCACCAAAATCGACGACCAGTTCGGTCCCGTAATCATGTACGGACTGGGCGGCGTCCTGGTGGAAATTTTAAAGGATGTCAGCTTCCGCGTCCTTCCCATTACCCGCCGGTCGGCCTTGATGATGATCAAGGATACCAAGTCCTATCCCATCCTGGACGGCGTGCGTGGAGACAAGCCCTACGACAAAAAGGCTCTGGTCAACCTGCTGCTGACCTGCTCGGACATCATCGAGGCCTATCCCCAGATCCAGGAAATGGATCTCAATCCGGTCATCGTCCACCACCAGGGACTGAGCATCGTCGATGCCCGCATCCTGCTCAAGCCGCTCGATGACACTGGAAAGGCGGACGCGGACGCGTGA
- a CDS encoding enoyl-CoA hydratase/isomerase family protein, with product MDLECIIYDKQDGVAVIRLNRPKVLNAMNKRLWLDMQACLDDAREDARIKVVVLTGEGRAFSTGADLKESKTRSIEDYRDYLVALQEASRAIIRFEKPTIAAVNGYAIGSGYELALACDIRIAAEDAKIGSPEAKVTSSVTGGAFRLVQDLVGPGKARELLFTGEYIDGVEAQRIGLVNRAVPLDSLMETVMEMANKIAANSGFSLKMIKKGLNMALGEVSLEALMDFEVEACLACVSTKERQESLQEFEDRKK from the coding sequence ATGGATCTCGAATGTATTATCTACGACAAACAGGACGGGGTGGCCGTCATCCGGCTCAACCGGCCCAAGGTCCTCAATGCCATGAACAAGCGCCTCTGGCTGGATATGCAGGCCTGCCTGGACGACGCCCGCGAGGATGCCCGGATCAAGGTGGTAGTGCTCACCGGCGAAGGACGCGCCTTTTCCACCGGCGCCGACCTCAAGGAATCCAAGACCCGCTCCATCGAAGACTACCGGGACTATCTGGTTGCGCTCCAGGAAGCCTCCCGGGCCATCATTCGCTTTGAAAAGCCCACTATCGCCGCCGTTAACGGCTATGCCATCGGATCCGGATACGAACTGGCCCTGGCCTGCGACATCCGCATCGCCGCCGAAGATGCCAAAATCGGCAGTCCCGAGGCCAAGGTCACCTCGTCGGTCACCGGCGGCGCATTTCGGTTGGTTCAGGATCTGGTAGGTCCGGGCAAGGCCCGCGAGTTGCTCTTTACCGGCGAGTACATCGACGGCGTGGAAGCCCAGCGTATCGGGCTGGTCAACCGGGCCGTTCCATTGGACAGCCTGATGGAAACGGTAATGGAAATGGCCAACAAAATTGCGGCCAATTCAGGTTTCTCCCTGAAGATGATCAAGAAGGGCCTCAACATGGCCCTGGGTGAAGTCAGCCTGGAAGCGCTGATGGACTTTGAAGTGGAGGCCTGCCTGGCCTGCGTCTCGACCAAGGAAAGACAGGAATCGCTGCAGGAATTTGAAGACCGGAAAAAATAA
- a CDS encoding branched-chain amino acid ABC transporter permease has translation MKTKLIKYYPMLPVLVLYAALFLVGRNVSGMWQLVAMLLFYCALGQAFNIFLGMTGYVDFGYVAFMGVGTYGMALAISRLAHLENLGVGIIVIGFALAMLMSTLLSIAVGAVALRLRGAYFAIATIGVNEGFRFLIEGARIWNGSEGIIFMAQLNQILGREAASALATFWADVIVLVIAVLAAMVTLIYMRSKIGYALTALREDEDAAKVMGINVTKFKIIAFITSSCFAGLVGASSWALKTPYVFPPEVFEIHYTIEAIIIVLLGGAGTLLGPMVGGLIYGMSKYYLSIFIPGFQLLIFAPIIIVIIVVFPEGVIGMLKAKTRNTAVGRYII, from the coding sequence ATGAAAACCAAACTGATCAAATACTATCCGATGCTTCCCGTTCTGGTGCTTTACGCCGCCCTGTTTCTGGTCGGACGAAATGTGTCGGGGATGTGGCAGCTGGTGGCCATGCTCCTGTTCTATTGCGCCCTGGGCCAGGCGTTCAACATCTTTCTAGGCATGACCGGCTATGTCGATTTCGGCTATGTGGCGTTTATGGGGGTGGGCACCTACGGCATGGCGCTGGCCATCAGCCGGCTGGCCCACCTGGAGAATCTCGGCGTCGGCATCATCGTAATCGGATTTGCCCTGGCCATGCTCATGTCGACCCTGCTTTCCATTGCCGTCGGCGCCGTGGCACTGCGCCTGCGCGGAGCGTATTTCGCCATTGCAACGATCGGAGTCAACGAGGGATTCCGTTTTCTGATCGAAGGGGCCCGCATCTGGAACGGCTCGGAAGGCATCATCTTCATGGCCCAGCTCAATCAGATCCTGGGCCGGGAGGCGGCCAGCGCGCTGGCGACCTTCTGGGCCGATGTAATCGTTCTGGTGATTGCGGTGTTGGCGGCCATGGTGACCCTGATCTATATGCGCAGCAAGATCGGCTATGCCCTGACCGCGTTGAGAGAAGACGAGGACGCGGCCAAGGTGATGGGCATCAACGTGACCAAGTTCAAAATCATCGCCTTTATTACCAGCTCCTGCTTTGCCGGACTGGTGGGGGCCTCTTCGTGGGCCTTGAAAACGCCCTATGTATTTCCGCCCGAAGTGTTCGAAATTCATTACACCATCGAAGCGATCATCATCGTACTTCTCGGCGGGGCGGGAACCCTGCTGGGCCCGATGGTCGGCGGCCTTATTTATGGCATGTCCAAATACTATCTGTCGATCTTCATTCCCGGGTTTCAACTGCTGATTTTCGCGCCGATCATCATCGTCATCATTGTCGTGTTTCCGGAAGGCGTGATCGGCATGCTGAAGGCAAAGACAAGAAACACGGCCGTGGGCCGTTACATCATTTAG
- a CDS encoding amidohydrolase, with product MDIKTKLQDYKDRVVAVRRDLHRIPELAYAEEKTSAYVADYLGREGLDVTTNIARTGVVGLLDSGRPGPCLLIRADMDALPIAEETGLPFSSERPGVMHACGHDGHVAMALVTATAMNAIRDRIDGRIKFVFQPAEEGPGGAKPMIKAGVMEDPHVDYALGCHIWPTIPEGTIGIRAGALLASMFRFDITIKGKGGHGAMPHLCVDALEIGCQVVNALQRIVSRKIDPLSPSVISVGQFQSGTAFNVIPERAFLSGTARTFDRTTWKHWPETIEMIVKGVCDSMGAGYETQFETGYPPTVNDAEMAARMERIAADVVGAEKVVVPEKTLGGEDMAYFLEKAPGCFFCLGAGSDAYAGIHNPRFGFNEDILIDGVEMYCRSALNLLGAEE from the coding sequence ATGGACATCAAAACGAAGCTCCAAGATTACAAAGACCGGGTGGTCGCCGTGCGCCGGGACCTGCACCGCATCCCTGAACTGGCCTACGCGGAAGAAAAAACCAGCGCCTATGTAGCCGACTACCTGGGGCGGGAAGGTCTGGACGTGACCACGAACATCGCCCGTACCGGCGTGGTCGGGCTGCTGGATTCTGGCCGCCCCGGGCCCTGCCTGCTCATCCGGGCCGACATGGATGCCCTGCCCATCGCCGAAGAGACCGGCCTGCCCTTTTCTTCCGAGCGTCCCGGTGTGATGCACGCCTGCGGCCACGACGGCCATGTGGCCATGGCCCTGGTGACCGCCACGGCCATGAATGCGATCAGAGACCGGATCGATGGCCGCATCAAGTTCGTTTTTCAGCCGGCCGAAGAAGGGCCGGGCGGGGCAAAACCGATGATCAAAGCCGGGGTCATGGAAGATCCCCACGTGGATTACGCCCTGGGCTGCCACATCTGGCCGACGATTCCTGAAGGCACCATCGGCATCCGGGCCGGCGCCCTGCTGGCCTCCATGTTTCGCTTCGACATCACCATCAAGGGCAAAGGCGGTCACGGCGCCATGCCGCATCTTTGCGTGGATGCTTTGGAAATCGGCTGCCAGGTAGTCAATGCCCTGCAGCGCATCGTCAGCCGTAAAATCGATCCGCTGAGCCCTTCGGTCATCAGCGTGGGCCAGTTCCAATCGGGCACCGCCTTCAACGTCATCCCCGAACGCGCCTTTTTGTCCGGCACGGCCAGAACCTTCGACAGGACCACCTGGAAGCACTGGCCCGAAACCATCGAAATGATCGTTAAAGGGGTGTGCGATTCCATGGGGGCAGGCTACGAAACCCAATTCGAGACGGGCTATCCCCCCACCGTCAACGATGCGGAGATGGCCGCGCGCATGGAGCGCATCGCTGCCGACGTGGTGGGTGCCGAAAAGGTGGTGGTGCCCGAGAAAACCCTTGGCGGCGAGGACATGGCCTATTTCCTGGAAAAGGCTCCGGGGTGCTTCTTCTGCCTGGGCGCCGGCAGCGACGCCTATGCCGGCATCCACAATCCGCGTTTCGGTTTCAATGAGGACATTCTGATCGACGGCGTGGAGATGTACTGCCGAAGCGCCTTGAATCTTCTTGGGGCCGAAGAATGA
- a CDS encoding ATP-binding protein, translating to MKEFLADLTRTHDTNPDNARVEYALRINLIILSLFTAGSTLIALFAYLRKIILLDTLLIIALLALLSSITLFFTFRGYWQKMRLFPVTVFFLIAVYGNFVGGIGAPAMLIYVLSIVLAMQLYGRTMQYIIIAAAMLSYITIAGLHWKGVIAAPRSEASTFLNRVFIAALIMLAIGALLRFIVSQLEKSIAISRKNERELAAANEALLAANKQYERVNRDLEKSEDNFRTLFESTPIPVFLHREGIILFANQAFSQMVGEASREAVIGASIFDYIVPEEKPRVLKMAKNQQQVGDAPLADEILGIRADGKSFDCEVNIAFVMLDDGPATLVLGQDVTDRKTAEKEKERMQRQLLQAQKMEAVGTLTGGIAHDFNNMLAGIIGSLNLIELRLKKENNPANDSLEKHLETALEAAGRAADMTRQLLTLSRKSELKLAPVDVNLSLNHIRKLCQNSFPKSVGLEFRTAKEPLIVLADPVQIEQALLNLCVNASHAMTIMRSENETPGGVLTVSTERLSCDDAFRLLHPDARPGGTCVLIRVCDNGVGMDEETRLQIFDPFFSTKGQQEGTGLGLAMAYGIVTQHRGFIEVDSEPGKGSTFNVFLPAMEK from the coding sequence ATGAAAGAGTTTCTGGCTGACCTGACGCGTACCCACGACACGAACCCCGACAATGCCCGGGTGGAATATGCGCTGCGGATCAACCTGATCATCTTGTCCCTGTTCACCGCGGGTTCTACCCTCATCGCACTGTTTGCCTACCTGCGCAAAATCATCCTGCTGGACACCCTGCTGATTATTGCCTTGCTCGCCCTGCTCTCCTCCATCACCTTGTTTTTCACATTCCGGGGATATTGGCAGAAAATGCGCCTCTTTCCGGTAACGGTGTTCTTTCTGATCGCGGTCTACGGAAATTTTGTCGGTGGAATCGGGGCGCCGGCCATGCTGATTTACGTTCTTTCCATCGTCCTTGCCATGCAACTTTACGGCAGGACGATGCAGTACATCATCATCGCCGCTGCGATGCTCTCCTATATAACGATCGCCGGCCTGCATTGGAAGGGCGTAATCGCTGCACCTCGATCCGAAGCGTCAACCTTTTTAAACCGTGTCTTCATTGCCGCGTTGATCATGCTGGCCATCGGGGCGCTGCTGCGATTTATCGTCAGCCAGCTTGAAAAATCCATCGCCATATCCCGCAAAAACGAGCGGGAACTGGCCGCCGCGAATGAGGCGCTGCTCGCCGCCAACAAGCAATACGAACGGGTAAACCGGGACCTGGAAAAAAGCGAGGACAATTTCAGGACGCTTTTCGAATCCACCCCCATTCCAGTTTTTCTGCATCGAGAAGGAATCATTCTTTTTGCCAACCAGGCGTTCAGTCAAATGGTGGGTGAGGCTTCAAGGGAAGCTGTAATTGGCGCTTCGATATTCGACTATATCGTACCGGAAGAGAAACCGCGGGTTCTCAAAATGGCAAAAAACCAGCAACAGGTCGGAGATGCCCCCCTGGCCGATGAAATCCTGGGCATCCGGGCGGATGGGAAAAGCTTCGACTGTGAAGTCAACATTGCTTTTGTCATGCTCGACGACGGGCCGGCCACGCTCGTCCTGGGGCAGGATGTTACCGACCGCAAAACCGCGGAAAAGGAAAAAGAACGCATGCAGCGACAACTGCTGCAGGCCCAGAAAATGGAGGCGGTGGGCACCCTGACCGGCGGAATCGCCCACGATTTCAACAACATGCTTGCCGGCATCATCGGCAGTCTGAACCTGATCGAGCTGCGCCTTAAAAAAGAAAATAATCCGGCCAACGACTCGCTGGAAAAGCACCTGGAGACTGCCCTTGAGGCCGCCGGCCGTGCGGCTGACATGACCCGGCAACTTCTCACCCTTTCCCGCAAAAGCGAGTTGAAGCTGGCGCCCGTTGACGTCAACCTGTCGTTGAATCATATTCGAAAGTTATGTCAGAACAGCTTCCCCAAATCGGTGGGACTGGAATTCCGCACGGCAAAAGAGCCCCTTATCGTTCTTGCCGATCCGGTTCAGATCGAACAGGCCCTTCTCAATCTCTGCGTTAACGCCTCCCATGCCATGACCATCATGCGTTCCGAGAATGAAACGCCGGGCGGGGTTCTCACCGTTTCCACCGAAAGGCTGAGCTGCGACGATGCGTTCCGCCTCCTGCATCCCGATGCCCGTCCCGGCGGGACCTGCGTCCTCATCCGCGTATGCGACAACGGTGTGGGTATGGACGAGGAAACGCGGCTTCAGATTTTCGATCCATTCTTCTCTACCAAGGGCCAGCAGGAAGGAACCGGACTGGGGCTGGCCAT
- a CDS encoding nucleoside recognition domain-containing protein, with product MNRIFLIIVLAAVLFAGWKQIVFQPAGEAPAPMEALSSAMVESAGGAVELAIGLVGVMTLFMGLMKVAEAGGMLTILARLIRPLMIRLFPDVPADHPAMGAMILNLSANALGLGNAATPFGIRAMQELDRLNRQPGTATDAMALFLAVNTSSVTLLPTGVIALRAAAGSAEPAIILPTTLLATIGSTTVAILAAKGYRRFAPISPTTEVENDKPAKKSQPEETSSLEAAQDSYPLWVSILALVALAALIPVTVLFGKSLSPWILPLLMAGFLVFGALRRVPVYEVFVDGAKEGFQVALRIIPYLVAILVAVAMLRASGALDLLVGALAPITGRFGLPAEALPMALMRPLSGSGAYGILASIINDPTIGPDSYTGVLVSTLQGSTETTFYVMAVYFGAVQVRRIRHAMAAALTADAAGIIFAVLACSLFFT from the coding sequence GTGAACCGCATTTTTCTGATCATCGTCCTGGCGGCAGTCCTCTTTGCCGGCTGGAAACAGATCGTGTTCCAGCCGGCAGGCGAGGCCCCTGCCCCCATGGAAGCCCTCTCTTCCGCCATGGTCGAATCGGCCGGCGGCGCCGTGGAACTGGCCATCGGACTGGTGGGAGTGATGACCCTCTTTATGGGATTGATGAAGGTGGCCGAGGCCGGGGGCATGCTCACCATCCTGGCACGCCTGATCCGTCCGCTGATGATACGCCTCTTTCCCGATGTTCCCGCCGACCATCCGGCCATGGGCGCCATGATTCTCAACCTGTCGGCCAACGCTCTGGGGCTGGGCAATGCCGCCACGCCCTTCGGCATCCGGGCCATGCAGGAACTGGATCGCCTCAACCGTCAGCCGGGCACCGCCACCGATGCCATGGCCCTGTTTCTGGCCGTCAACACCTCCAGCGTGACCCTGCTGCCCACCGGGGTGATCGCCTTGCGGGCCGCGGCGGGCAGCGCCGAACCGGCCATCATCCTGCCCACCACCCTGCTGGCCACCATCGGCTCGACCACCGTGGCCATTCTGGCGGCCAAAGGCTATCGGCGTTTTGCGCCGATCTCCCCGACCACGGAAGTCGAAAATGACAAGCCGGCGAAAAAATCGCAACCAGAGGAAACTTCTTCTCTGGAAGCGGCGCAGGACAGCTACCCCCTTTGGGTGAGCATTCTGGCGCTGGTTGCCCTGGCCGCGCTGATCCCCGTGACGGTTCTCTTCGGCAAATCCCTTTCCCCCTGGATTTTACCCCTGCTGATGGCGGGATTTCTGGTTTTCGGCGCCCTCCGGCGGGTGCCCGTTTACGAGGTTTTTGTGGACGGGGCCAAGGAGGGATTTCAGGTGGCCCTGCGCATCATCCCTTATCTGGTAGCCATTCTGGTCGCCGTGGCCATGCTGCGGGCCAGCGGGGCCCTGGATCTGCTGGTCGGCGCCCTGGCACCGATCACCGGGCGATTCGGTCTGCCGGCCGAGGCCCTGCCCATGGCCCTGATGCGCCCGTTGAGCGGATCAGGCGCCTACGGCATCCTGGCCTCCATCATCAACGACCCGACCATCGGTCCGGACAGCTACACCGGGGTGCTGGTATCCACCCTGCAAGGCTCCACCGAAACCACCTTCTACGTCATGGCCGTCTACTTCGGCGCGGTCCAGGTGCGACGCATCCGCCATGCCATGGCCGCAGCCCTGACCGCCGATGCGGCCGGAATCATCTTCGCCGTGCTTGCCTGCAGCTTATTTTTCACGTAA
- a CDS encoding branched-chain amino acid ABC transporter permease, whose translation MIFEQLAGNLFQGLILGAVYGMATMGLSLIFGVLKVVNVGHGAFVMVGAFIAFWLFSALGINPVLAIPVAFAIGLGLGLLFYYTVIQRLIKAPELATLLATFSIGVLLQEVIKLMFGSEFRGYNWAVGKIDLGITVLPVSKLLACLGSVAIAVLLYLWFNRTRAGSAMRSVVEDSEGARVCGVNVGAAYAWSFALGIGLTVASGVLLTMFIPVGINPYMGGGYTLKAFVIAVLGGLSSPYGAFFGGLVFGLIENGSYTLFALLPGVEPFALTRFLSFVILLIILLIRPTGLLARK comes from the coding sequence ATGATATTCGAACAACTTGCCGGGAATCTGTTCCAGGGGCTTATCCTGGGAGCCGTCTACGGAATGGCCACCATGGGCCTCAGTCTGATCTTCGGCGTTCTCAAGGTTGTCAACGTCGGCCACGGCGCTTTTGTCATGGTCGGCGCCTTCATTGCCTTCTGGCTGTTTTCCGCCCTGGGGATCAACCCGGTCCTCGCCATCCCGGTGGCCTTCGCCATCGGCCTCGGGCTGGGCCTCCTTTTTTACTATACCGTCATCCAACGGCTGATCAAGGCCCCCGAACTGGCCACGCTGCTGGCGACCTTTTCCATCGGCGTGCTGCTGCAGGAAGTGATCAAACTCATGTTCGGGTCGGAATTTCGGGGCTACAACTGGGCGGTGGGCAAAATCGATCTGGGGATTACGGTTCTTCCGGTGTCCAAGCTGCTGGCCTGTCTGGGCAGTGTGGCCATCGCCGTGCTGCTGTACCTGTGGTTCAATCGCACCCGGGCCGGATCGGCCATGCGCAGCGTGGTCGAAGACAGTGAAGGAGCGCGGGTGTGCGGGGTCAACGTCGGCGCCGCCTACGCCTGGAGTTTTGCCCTGGGAATCGGTCTGACCGTTGCCAGCGGCGTATTGCTGACCATGTTCATTCCGGTCGGCATCAATCCCTACATGGGAGGCGGGTACACCCTCAAAGCCTTTGTCATCGCCGTGCTCGGGGGGCTCTCGTCGCCTTACGGCGCATTTTTCGGAGGGCTGGTCTTCGGTCTGATCGAAAACGGCTCCTATACCCTGTTTGCCTTGCTGCCGGGCGTGGAGCCCTTTGCCCTGACGCGGTTTCTCTCTTTCGTCATTCTTCTGATCATTTTACTGATCCGACCTACCGGACTGCTGGCACGAAAATGA